The window GATGAAAGAAGTTAGTTACAAGGATTTAAAGTTTAATCCGTTCAACCTTTTAGGAAAGGAATGGATGTTGTTATCTGCTGGTAATGAGCAGGATGGGTGTAACACGATGACAATTAGTTGGGGACATATTGGCTGTATGTGGGGCCATAACGACCCAACAGTTGTTGCCTATATACGTGCCAGTCGCTATACAAAGACCTTTGTAGATAAGGAAGATTACTTTACGCTTTGCGTGATGGATGCCTCTTTTAAGAAGCAAATGGCTTAT of the Prevotella melaninogenica genome contains:
- a CDS encoding flavin reductase family protein, with amino-acid sequence MKEVSYKDLKFNPFNLLGKEWMLLSAGNEQDGCNTMTISWGHIGCMWGHNDPTVVAYIRASRYTKTFVDKEDYFTLCVMDASFKKQMAYLGSVSGRDENKIEKAGLTKVFADNSVYFKEAKLVLVCKKEYAADLKESGFIDKEVFEQAYPNGDLHTMYVGKIEKILVRDDEYLG